Genomic DNA from Streptomyces venezuelae:
CGTGGCGCGTCGATGTTCAGATGAACACCACCCGGATGGCCCCAAGCGTGCCGAGAAAGGGTCAAAGCGGCGAAAGTCACAGTGGATGGGGTGCCCGGCGGAACGCCTGGCGGAGCTGTCGGGTCCGTTTCTACTGCTCTCCGCGGGCCCTGAGTTGAGGCCCAACCAGGTCACCGATCGATATCGCTCGGTGTGTATAGTCGGGCGCCAGAAGTCCCCTACGTCAAGGAAAGACGAGGTCGCGCGGTGAAGAAGCTTCTCCTGGTCGCACTGGCCGCCATCGGCGGGCTCCTCGTGTACCGCCAGATCCAGGCGGATCGCGCCGAGCAGGATCTGTGGACGGAGGCGACTGACTCCGTGCCCACGGGTTCGTGAGTACCGACACAGTCACTTCACAAGCCCCGGTCGCTTCTGCGGCCGGGGCTTTGTGCTGTCCGGCTGTTCACCCCTCCTCTTTCGCTCCTGCGAATAAATCGGTTGCGGGTGTGAATGGCGGGGGTGGTGGGGTGGCGCGGTTGCGACGGTCGTCGGTCTGTGGTGGTGTCCGCGCCGCGTCGGACGGGCAGGACGGTCGGGACGGGTGGGACGGCTTGGTTCGGTTCGGCGAGGGGTGACGCGCGATGGGGCGGCGGCTGAACGGGTGCCAAGGGCTGCGTTTCGGCTCGGGGCGGGCCGCTCCGGCCGTGGCGGTGGCCGCCGCGCTGTGCGCGGTGGGACTGTTCCCCGGGCCGGCCGGAGCCGTGGGTGTGTCCGACCCTTCGTCCCCGTACGCCTTCGCTGAAGGAGCCGAGACCGTCGAGGGCGCGAGGAGCAACGTCGAAGGACGCCGACTGACTCCCGGCAGGGCGTACAAAAGCTCCCTCCCGCGCGTGGGACAGCGTTTTTACCGTCTGGAGCTGACAGCGGTGGAGAACGCGTACGTATCCGTGACGGCCCTCCCGAAGGCGGACGCCGACGTCTCCTACGCCGACGGGGTCGAGGTGTCCGTCCAGGACTCCGACGGCAACAACTGCAGTCCTCTGGATGCGGAAGAGGCGCGGTTCGGCTCTTCGGAGAGCCCGCGTCCGATCACCGCAACGGCGGCGCGCAGGGTCGGTCACGGAGAGAAGAGCTGTACGGGCGCCGGTACGTATTACGTGCTCGTCGAGCGGACCAGGTCCTCGGGGACCGTCCGGTCGACGACCACGCGGGAGGACTGGGACCTGGAACTCCACGTGGCGTCAGAACCCGTGCCGCGGAGGCAAGGTGGGACGGCGCCGCCACGAGCTTGGGATTCCGCGTCGCCCGTACCGCCTACGGGGGAGCGCACCCTGCGCGAGGGCGGCACGAGCTTCAACGACGCGCGAGGACTGGGGAGGGGGGTCTGGGGGGCCGCTATAGAGCCCGGAGAGACCCTCTTCTACCGCGTACCCGTCGACTGGGGGCAACAACTCTCCGTCGCAGCGGAGCTCGGCAGTTCGAGCGGGAGGGGGACCGGAACCGGGGCGACGGGGGCCGGGCCTGGACGGGACAGGGGATACGTCTCGTCCGCATTGGTCACATCACTCCACAACCCTGTGCGCGCCGAGGTCGAGGACTCCGACACCGCGTACGACGGCGAGCAGAAGTCGTCGTCCCTGAAGCCGCTGCCGCCGGTCGCGTACGAGAACCGCTTCGCTCTCACCGATGAGGTGGCCGCGATGCGGTTCGCCGGCTGGTACTACGTGTCGGTCCATCTCAGCCCCGATGTCGCGGAGAAGTTCGGCGAGGCGCCGCTGGACCTGACGCTGCGGGTGGACGTCGACGGATCGCCGCGGCGGGGGCCTGTTTACGCGGGGTCACCTCGGCCCGCGGACGACTTCGGCGTGTCCGAGCAGGATGCGGAGGCGGCGCAGCGGGGGGAGACAGCGGCGGCCGGGGATGACGACGGGGGCGGCGGCGGTGAGCGCGATCACGAGCTGATGGCGGTGATCGCCGCCGGTGGGATCGGGGCCGGAGTGGTGCTGCTCGGAATTCTCGGGGTGTGGACGCTGGTCGCGCGACGCGGGGCGAGGGCGAGTGCGCGGTTCGGGCCACCGCACGAGCGGTTCTGATCACCGCAGGAGCGGCGCTGACCACCGCGGAAGTGGTGAGCGGACTTGTGGGCAGTCAGGATTTCTGTCAGGGAGTTCGGCCAGGACCTCAGAGCTGCGTGAGTGCCCAGACGCCGATAGCGAGGCAGGCCAGCGCCACGAGCAGCATCGGGACCGCCACCTTCGCGGGAGGTCCCGGACGCCGTTGGGGGGCGGGGAGGGCGGTGGCGGGCGCAGGGGTGGGGGGTGCCGCCCGGAGCTGTGAAATTGGGGGGTTCGGAGATGGAACCTGGGCGGCTTGAGCGGTGTACGGATACGTAGAAGCTGCTGCGGCGGGGGTGAGGGCCTGGCTGCGGCGGGCTGACGACGTCACGGCTTGTGCGGAGGCGTACGTGGGATCAGGCGCGGGGGGCGTGGGCCCGGGACCGGGGTCGGGTGTCCGTAGTGGCATCGGAGTGGGGGGAGTTGACGGCTGGGGAGGTCGGGAAGAGGGCGGGCGCGCGGGCAGCTGTGTG
This window encodes:
- a CDS encoding DLW-39 family protein, translating into MKKLLLVALAAIGGLLVYRQIQADRAEQDLWTEATDSVPTGS